A stretch of Bombus huntii isolate Logan2020A chromosome 7, iyBomHunt1.1, whole genome shotgun sequence DNA encodes these proteins:
- the LOC126867629 gene encoding ral GTPase-activating protein subunit beta isoform X2, whose product MNLGVFNRVNLKDTQGGMYSEWASLSVLIQQGSEESQSVLEKFSPGAGKEVALSIVRQLAANLGITQAAEPSPLCTDKEVQWCMEVICFGLSLPLAEHDTVRDCVNVYCEWLSALYSTPKICVPRPIIDDPNFYARKIISHFHNLFVPRKGEVWPFLYQDLGTDTINRQAVLCHRVLRTLQQIARGPATLERETWESLLLFLIGINDALLAPPATREDAGEQLCERVLGVLLEVWLVACERNFPSPPLWRTLRESCLRWRHRLALVEQWNRVCLALTARLLQIMYGPMFPELKISEEDSQLVPPTMSDEAVAQAWYRLLRTIGDPVDLCRPAVISQTQAFLQYAIASPNVIDPCQHPCLQSLPQIFLKAIKGIAGQVDAFLGVSQACCWEECCVSTITCGSASTGSGGVGWDKSSSKDMTQPSPTPPTQRRLAKSFSVTPSAVTKGIPKASLIGLTTSRVSSTPPMLISNSGPSSASSTTSMTSLVQDIRPPLAPGRPKCNSILHLFGEWLFEAAFIGTDGWSQNLPQPSGASKRPSSVLVEGPSSLQETVNDVPPALCIDRYESGRAEALGALCRIFCAKKTGEEILPIYLARFYQAMNHGLKVDESRECGETLASILLNSADLFRLDLNGVQVLVPAVISALETVLPEKDLKLKSNVVSKPDLRRASIHLLISTLALPLHFQNLTIKELPTFLSSMVTDKNHVTFAQLKSRLMNLLINALQVETDSQNTHMLLGALLLSVQDSAAAEEVEQVTQPDALAHDSAVNLLSSVTSDSASQISISSDQRSLGDTSDITTLQEECVAFDSAHALFVRATYLVCHRLISSWKTDLNISLAALEILSGLARTRIRETDALECKRAVKWLCDYIAYQCWRPPPAHSKDLHSSIVAAFSCLKTWLTAHSQLLQDKDCLTTVLEVVELGVSGTKSVGKPGEPIKMKDEKELKPASMRVRDAADALLTVILEQVGYFPSACGAQSLSSLLDEVSLLRHCNSWTGGRVPRQAAVERFRYFVAENATILALLEEPLGNDQDPQPTVTVLIRGPFGRHAWTMQLRHLPRHRSSIRSVNTNPGRPLPLAEAAPRTDYKPKFFPDNVDRIPHCKVDESIPSLEAVMNDNDVIRNEHQILTQLLERQMNIETKYCDGNDKVSEEKTEECVPPHICHEFQTARLFLSHFGFLNIEPKENNESRNSGLTALDPTIPGFYLDLETLDNISPRTCDTVYIFYVKAGQKTSTEILSNVLHESNVSSNFLEFLNSLGWPVSVSTHAGWTGHISTSWRVTPQLNVPQPAHSDHGGALYNGDTHVLYWADVSSEIAFVVPTQLNNMVNSDSLEETSYGSDISSNQVWFERSISESTSPRNSGTGQNTMQNSRTMSLDLEKQPPSLTGSNSCTSSNVDLVKPRKTAKQVLPVQTDIKIMVVWLESLEDFAQFPISDLLPCTYSGLEQSRVIQVSDVQVIFLQALSSGLMRVRLQGPVSRINLATPLIDGMVVSRRVLGTLVRQTALNMGRRKRLDNDSYHPPHVRRRLKIQEMVQKYKKNLTEPELLTLLFSSTQTYQI is encoded by the exons ATGAATTTAGGCGTGTTTAATAGAGTTAATCTTAAG GATACCCAAGGAGGAATGTATTCCGAATGGGCTTCTCTAAGTGTTTTGATTCAACAAGGCTCAGAAGAAAGTCAAAGTGTCCTAGAAAAGTTTTCTCCTGGAGCAGGAAAAGAAGTTGCTTTATCTATTGTACGTCAGTTGGCTGCAAATCTTGGCATTACACAAGCAGCTGAGCCTAGTCCATTATGCACAGATAAGGAAGTACAATGGTGTATGGAAGTAATATGTTTTGGACTATCCTTACCTTTGGCTGAGCATGATACTGTTAGAGATTGTGTTAATGTATATTGTGAGTGGTTGTCTGCACTATATTCTACACCGAAGATATGTGTACCTAGACCAATCATAGATGATCCTAATTTCTATGCCAGAAAAATAATCAGccattttcataatttatttGTTCCACGAAAAGGAGAAG TCTGGCCATTTTTATATCAGGATCTAG gAACAGATACAATTAATAGGCAAGCTGTTTTATGTCATAGAGTACTTAGAACATTGCAACAAATTGCAAGAGGACCTGCCACTTTAGAAAGAGAAACCTGGGagagtttattattatttcttattggTATTAATGATGCACTTTTAGCTCCTCCAGCAACAAGAGAAGATGCTGGAGAGCAGTTATGTGAAAGAGTTCTAGGTGTATTGTTAGAG GTATGGTTAGTGGCATGTGAACGCAATTTTCCATCACCACCATTATGGCGCACATTAAGAGAGTCATGTCTTCGTTGGCGACACAGATTAGCATTGGTAGAACAATGGAATCGTGTTTGCCTTGCTCTTACAGCAAGGCTCTTGCAAATTATGTATGGTCCAATGTTCccagaattaaaaataa GTGAAGAAGATTCTCAACTTGTGCCACCTACAATGTCAGATGAAGCAGTGGCTCAAGCATGGTATAGATTGTTGCGAACTATAGGTGATCCTGTTGATCTATGCAGACCCGCTGTTATTTCACAGACTCAAGCATTTTTACAGTATGCTATTGCAAGTCCAAATGTAATAGATCCGTGTCAACATCCATGTTTACAGAGCTTgccacaaatatttttaaaagccATTAAAGGTATAGCTGGACAAGTGGATGCTTTCCTTG GAGTTTCACAGGCATGTTGCTGGGAAGAATGTTGTGTATCTACCATCACATGTGGATCTGCTAGCACTGGAAGTGGAGGTGTAGGATGGGATAAATCAAGTAGTAAGGATATGACACAACCTTCTCCTACACCTCCAACGCAACGCAGACTTGCCAAAAGTTTCAGTGTAACACCTTCTGCAGTGACTAAGG GAATTCCAAAAGCTTCCTTGATTGGTTTAACAACAAGTCGTGTGTCAAGTACACCACCTATGTTGATATCTAATTCAGGACCATCTTCAGCTTCAAGTACAACAT CTATGACTTCATTAGTCCAAGACATTAGACCTCCTTTAGCTCCAGGGCGGCCAAAATGTAACAGTATATTACATCTTTTTGGTGAATGGTTATTCGAAGCTGCATTTATAGGTACTGATGGATGGTCACAAAATTTACCAC AACCATCAGGTGCATCAAAACGTCCATCTTCCGTACTTGTTGAGGGTCCTAGTTCTTTGCAAGAAACTGTTAATGATGTTCCACCAGCTCTTTGCATAGATCGTTATGAATCCGGAAGAGCAGAAGCTTTGGGAGCACTATGTCGAATATTTTGTGCTAAAAAGACCGGAGAAGAAATTTTACCTATTTATCTAGCTAGATTTTATCAAGCAATGAATCATGGTCTTAAAGTTGACGAg TCCCGAGAATGCGGTGAAACGTTAGCAAGTATTCTTTTGAATTCTGCTGATTTATTTCGTCTAGATCTAAATGGTGTACAAGTATTAGTGCCTGCAGTAATATCAGCTTTAGAAACTGTACTTCCAGAAAAAGATTTAAAACTTAAATCTAATGTTGTATCAAAACCGGACTTACGAAGAGCCTCAATACATTTGTTAATATCAACGCTGGCGTTACCTCTACACTTTCAA AACCTTACTATCAAGGAACTTCCAACATTTCTAAGTTCGATGGTTACTGACAAAAATCATGTAACGTTTGCACAGTTAAAATCGAGACTTATGAATTTGCTTATAAACGCACTACAAGTTGAAACTGATTCTCAGAATACTCATATGTTGCTAG GCGCTCTTCTGTTAAGTGTACAAGACTCTGCAGCAGCAGAAGAAGTTGAGCAAGTCACACAACCTGACGCTCTGGCACATGATTCTGCcgtaaatttattatcatcAG TCACCAGCGATTCTGCCAGTCAAATAAGTATATCCAGTGACCAACGCTCGCTCGGTGACACCTCTGATATTACAACTCTTCAAGAGGAATGTGTTGCATTTG ATTCAGCTCATGCTCTTTTTGTAAGAGCTACATATTTAGTTTGTCACAGATTAATATCATCATGGAAGacagatttaaatatttctctaGCAGCTCTTGAGATATTATCAGGATTAGCTAGAACACGTATTCGTGAAACag ATGCTTTAGAATGTAAACGGGCTGTGAAATGGCTCTGTGACTATATTGCATATCAATGTTGGCGTCCACCACCAGCTCATTCTAAAGATCTTCATTCTTCTATTGTTGCTGCATTTAGTTGTTTAAAAACTTGGCTCACTGCTCATTCACAACTATTacaa GATAAGGATTGCTTAACAACAGTTCTGGAAGTAGTCGAACTTGGTGTGTCAGGAACAAAAAGTGTAGGAAAACCTGGTGAACCcattaaaatgaaagatgagaaagaattaaaaCCAGCATCTATGCGTGTTAGAGACGCTGCTGACGCGCTTCTTACCGTCATTTTAGAACAA GTTGGTTATTTCCCTAGTGCATGTGGAGCACAATCATTGTCATCTTTACTAGATGAAGTATCACTTCTCCGACATTGTAATAGTTGGACTGGGGGTCGAGTTCCACGTCAAGCAGCAGTTGAAAGATTTCGATATTTTGTTGCAGAAAATGCTACTATATTAGCATTATTAGAAGAACCACTTGGAAATGATCAAGATCCACAACCTACTGTAACTGTATTAATACGTGGTCCATTTGGAAGACATGCTTGGACGATGCAGCTTCGACATTTACCAAGACATAGATCTAGTATAAGAAGTGTAAATACAAATCCAGGTCGACCACTGCCATTAGCTGAAGCTGCTCCACGAACAGATTACAAACCTAAATTTTTTCCTGATAATGTAGATCGAATTCCACATTGTAAAGT GGATGAATCTATTCCAAGTTTAGAAGCAGTTATGAATGATAATGATGTAATCAGAAATGAACATCAAATTTTGACACAATTGTTAGAACGTCAAATGAATATTGAAACAAAATATTGTGATGGAAATGATAAAGTTTCAGAGGAAAAGACAGAAGAATGTGTACCACCTCACATTTGCCACGAATTTCAAACTGCACGTCTGTTTCTAAGTCATTttggttttttaaatatcgaacCTAAAGAAAACAATGAATCTAGAAACAGTGGCCTTACTGCTTTAGATCCAACCATTCCAGGATTTTATTTAGACTTAGAAACTTTAGATAACATTAGTCCAAGAACATGTGATActgtttacattttttatgtaaaagcTGGTCAAAAAACTTCTACAGAAATATTATCTAACGTg ttacATGAATCGAATGTATCATCGAATTTCTTAGAATTCTTAAATTCTCTTGGCTGGCCAGTTTCTGTATCAACACATGCCGGTTGGACTGGACATATTTCTACTTCATGGAGAGTAACACCACAATTGAATGTACCACAACCAGCTCATAGTGATCATGGTGGAGCTCTTTATAATGGCGATACTCATGTACTTTATTGGGCAGATGTTAGCTCAGAAATTGCATTTGTTGTACCCACTCAGTTAAACAATATGGTAAATTCGGACTCACTGGAGGAAACAAGTTATGGTAGTGATATCAGTTCTAATCAAG TTTGGTTTGAAAGAAGCATTAGTGAAAGTACTTCACCTCGAAATAGTGGGACAGGACAGAATACAATGCAAAACTCGCGAACAATGTCACTTGATTTAGAAAAACAACCACCTAGTTTAACAGGATCTAATTCCTGTACCTCTTCTAATGTGGATTTAGTAAAACCAAGAAAAACAGCTAAACAAGTTTTACCTGTACAAACTGACATTAAAATTATGGTTGTTTGGCTAGAGAGTTTAGAGGATTTTGCTCAATTTCCAATTA GTGATCTTCTTCCTTGTACTTATAGCGGTCTTGAACAATCAAGAGTCATTCAAGTATCAGATGTACAAGTAATTTTTCTCCAAGCTCTCAGTAGTGGATTAATGAGAGTCAGATTGCAAGGTCCAGTTTCTAGAATTAATTTGGCCACTCCACTAATAGATGGAATGGTTGTATCTAGAAGGGTATTGGGAACACTTGTTAGACAAACAGCATTAAATATGGGACGTAGGAAAAGGCTTGACAATGATag ttACCACCCACCACATGTACGTAGACGTTTGAAGATTCAAGAAATGgtacaaaaatataagaaaaatttaacCGAACCAGAGCTACTAACACTTTTATTTAGTAGTACCCAAACTtatcaaatttaa
- the LOC126867629 gene encoding ral GTPase-activating protein subunit beta isoform X3, translating to MNLGVFNRVNLKDTQGGMYSEWASLSVLIQQGSEESQSVLEKFSPGAGKEVALSIVRQLAANLGITQAAEPSPLCTDKEVQWCMEVICFGLSLPLAEHDTVRDCVNVYCEWLSALYSTPKICVPRPIIDDPNFYARKIISHFHNLFVPRKGEGTDTINRQAVLCHRVLRTLQQIARGPATLERETWESLLLFLIGINDALLAPPATREDAGEQLCERVLGVLLEVWLVACERNFPSPPLWRTLRESCLRWRHRLALVEQWNRVCLALTARLLQIMYGPMFPELKISEEDSQLVPPTMSDEAVAQAWYRLLRTIGDPVDLCRPAVISQTQAFLQYAIASPNVIDPCQHPCLQSLPQIFLKAIKGIAGQVDAFLGVSQACCWEECCVSTITCGSASTGSGGVGWDKSSSKDMTQPSPTPPTQRRLAKSFSVTPSAVTKGIPKASLIGLTTSRVSSTPPMLISNSGPSSASSTTSMTSLVQDIRPPLAPGRPKCNSILHLFGEWLFEAAFIGTDGWSQNLPQPSGASKRPSSVLVEGPSSLQETVNDVPPALCIDRYESGRAEALGALCRIFCAKKTGEEILPIYLARFYQAMNHGLKVDESRECGETLASILLNSADLFRLDLNGVQVLVPAVISALETVLPEKDLKLKSNVVSKPDLRRASIHLLISTLALPLHFQNLTIKELPTFLSSMVTDKNHVTFAQLKSRLMNLLINALQVETDSQNTHMLLGALLLSVQDSAAAEEVEQVTQPDALAHDSAVNLLSSVTSDSASQISISSDQRSLGDTSDITTLQEECVAFDSAHALFVRATYLVCHRLISSWKTDLNISLAALEILSGLARTRIRETARKLTDALECKRAVKWLCDYIAYQCWRPPPAHSKDLHSSIVAAFSCLKTWLTAHSQLLQDKDCLTTVLEVVELGVSGTKSVGKPGEPIKMKDEKELKPASMRVRDAADALLTVILEQVGYFPSACGAQSLSSLLDEVSLLRHCNSWTGGRVPRQAAVERFRYFVAENATILALLEEPLGNDQDPQPTVTVLIRGPFGRHAWTMQLRHLPRHRSSIRSVNTNPGRPLPLAEAAPRTDYKPKFFPDNVDRIPHCKVDESIPSLEAVMNDNDVIRNEHQILTQLLERQMNIETKYCDGNDKVSEEKTEECVPPHICHEFQTARLFLSHFGFLNIEPKENNESRNSGLTALDPTIPGFYLDLETLDNISPRTCDTVYIFYVKAGQKTSTEILSNVLHESNVSSNFLEFLNSLGWPVSVSTHAGWTGHISTSWRVTPQLNVPQPAHSDHGGALYNGDTHVLYWADVSSEIAFVVPTQLNNMVNSDSLEETSYGSDISSNQVWFERSISESTSPRNSGTGQNTMQNSRTMSLDLEKQPPSLTGSNSCTSSNVDLVKPRKTAKQVLPVQTDIKIMVVWLESLEDFAQFPISDLLPCTYSGLEQSRVIQVSDVQVIFLQALSSGLMRVRLQGPVSRINLATPLIDGMVVSRRVLGTLVRQTALNMGRRKRLDNDSYHPPHVRRRLKIQEMVQKYKKNLTEPELLTLLFSSTQTYQI from the exons ATGAATTTAGGCGTGTTTAATAGAGTTAATCTTAAG GATACCCAAGGAGGAATGTATTCCGAATGGGCTTCTCTAAGTGTTTTGATTCAACAAGGCTCAGAAGAAAGTCAAAGTGTCCTAGAAAAGTTTTCTCCTGGAGCAGGAAAAGAAGTTGCTTTATCTATTGTACGTCAGTTGGCTGCAAATCTTGGCATTACACAAGCAGCTGAGCCTAGTCCATTATGCACAGATAAGGAAGTACAATGGTGTATGGAAGTAATATGTTTTGGACTATCCTTACCTTTGGCTGAGCATGATACTGTTAGAGATTGTGTTAATGTATATTGTGAGTGGTTGTCTGCACTATATTCTACACCGAAGATATGTGTACCTAGACCAATCATAGATGATCCTAATTTCTATGCCAGAAAAATAATCAGccattttcataatttatttGTTCCACGAAAAGGAGAAG gAACAGATACAATTAATAGGCAAGCTGTTTTATGTCATAGAGTACTTAGAACATTGCAACAAATTGCAAGAGGACCTGCCACTTTAGAAAGAGAAACCTGGGagagtttattattatttcttattggTATTAATGATGCACTTTTAGCTCCTCCAGCAACAAGAGAAGATGCTGGAGAGCAGTTATGTGAAAGAGTTCTAGGTGTATTGTTAGAG GTATGGTTAGTGGCATGTGAACGCAATTTTCCATCACCACCATTATGGCGCACATTAAGAGAGTCATGTCTTCGTTGGCGACACAGATTAGCATTGGTAGAACAATGGAATCGTGTTTGCCTTGCTCTTACAGCAAGGCTCTTGCAAATTATGTATGGTCCAATGTTCccagaattaaaaataa GTGAAGAAGATTCTCAACTTGTGCCACCTACAATGTCAGATGAAGCAGTGGCTCAAGCATGGTATAGATTGTTGCGAACTATAGGTGATCCTGTTGATCTATGCAGACCCGCTGTTATTTCACAGACTCAAGCATTTTTACAGTATGCTATTGCAAGTCCAAATGTAATAGATCCGTGTCAACATCCATGTTTACAGAGCTTgccacaaatatttttaaaagccATTAAAGGTATAGCTGGACAAGTGGATGCTTTCCTTG GAGTTTCACAGGCATGTTGCTGGGAAGAATGTTGTGTATCTACCATCACATGTGGATCTGCTAGCACTGGAAGTGGAGGTGTAGGATGGGATAAATCAAGTAGTAAGGATATGACACAACCTTCTCCTACACCTCCAACGCAACGCAGACTTGCCAAAAGTTTCAGTGTAACACCTTCTGCAGTGACTAAGG GAATTCCAAAAGCTTCCTTGATTGGTTTAACAACAAGTCGTGTGTCAAGTACACCACCTATGTTGATATCTAATTCAGGACCATCTTCAGCTTCAAGTACAACAT CTATGACTTCATTAGTCCAAGACATTAGACCTCCTTTAGCTCCAGGGCGGCCAAAATGTAACAGTATATTACATCTTTTTGGTGAATGGTTATTCGAAGCTGCATTTATAGGTACTGATGGATGGTCACAAAATTTACCAC AACCATCAGGTGCATCAAAACGTCCATCTTCCGTACTTGTTGAGGGTCCTAGTTCTTTGCAAGAAACTGTTAATGATGTTCCACCAGCTCTTTGCATAGATCGTTATGAATCCGGAAGAGCAGAAGCTTTGGGAGCACTATGTCGAATATTTTGTGCTAAAAAGACCGGAGAAGAAATTTTACCTATTTATCTAGCTAGATTTTATCAAGCAATGAATCATGGTCTTAAAGTTGACGAg TCCCGAGAATGCGGTGAAACGTTAGCAAGTATTCTTTTGAATTCTGCTGATTTATTTCGTCTAGATCTAAATGGTGTACAAGTATTAGTGCCTGCAGTAATATCAGCTTTAGAAACTGTACTTCCAGAAAAAGATTTAAAACTTAAATCTAATGTTGTATCAAAACCGGACTTACGAAGAGCCTCAATACATTTGTTAATATCAACGCTGGCGTTACCTCTACACTTTCAA AACCTTACTATCAAGGAACTTCCAACATTTCTAAGTTCGATGGTTACTGACAAAAATCATGTAACGTTTGCACAGTTAAAATCGAGACTTATGAATTTGCTTATAAACGCACTACAAGTTGAAACTGATTCTCAGAATACTCATATGTTGCTAG GCGCTCTTCTGTTAAGTGTACAAGACTCTGCAGCAGCAGAAGAAGTTGAGCAAGTCACACAACCTGACGCTCTGGCACATGATTCTGCcgtaaatttattatcatcAG TCACCAGCGATTCTGCCAGTCAAATAAGTATATCCAGTGACCAACGCTCGCTCGGTGACACCTCTGATATTACAACTCTTCAAGAGGAATGTGTTGCATTTG ATTCAGCTCATGCTCTTTTTGTAAGAGCTACATATTTAGTTTGTCACAGATTAATATCATCATGGAAGacagatttaaatatttctctaGCAGCTCTTGAGATATTATCAGGATTAGCTAGAACACGTATTCGTGAAACag CAAGGAAATTAACAG ATGCTTTAGAATGTAAACGGGCTGTGAAATGGCTCTGTGACTATATTGCATATCAATGTTGGCGTCCACCACCAGCTCATTCTAAAGATCTTCATTCTTCTATTGTTGCTGCATTTAGTTGTTTAAAAACTTGGCTCACTGCTCATTCACAACTATTacaa GATAAGGATTGCTTAACAACAGTTCTGGAAGTAGTCGAACTTGGTGTGTCAGGAACAAAAAGTGTAGGAAAACCTGGTGAACCcattaaaatgaaagatgagaaagaattaaaaCCAGCATCTATGCGTGTTAGAGACGCTGCTGACGCGCTTCTTACCGTCATTTTAGAACAA GTTGGTTATTTCCCTAGTGCATGTGGAGCACAATCATTGTCATCTTTACTAGATGAAGTATCACTTCTCCGACATTGTAATAGTTGGACTGGGGGTCGAGTTCCACGTCAAGCAGCAGTTGAAAGATTTCGATATTTTGTTGCAGAAAATGCTACTATATTAGCATTATTAGAAGAACCACTTGGAAATGATCAAGATCCACAACCTACTGTAACTGTATTAATACGTGGTCCATTTGGAAGACATGCTTGGACGATGCAGCTTCGACATTTACCAAGACATAGATCTAGTATAAGAAGTGTAAATACAAATCCAGGTCGACCACTGCCATTAGCTGAAGCTGCTCCACGAACAGATTACAAACCTAAATTTTTTCCTGATAATGTAGATCGAATTCCACATTGTAAAGT GGATGAATCTATTCCAAGTTTAGAAGCAGTTATGAATGATAATGATGTAATCAGAAATGAACATCAAATTTTGACACAATTGTTAGAACGTCAAATGAATATTGAAACAAAATATTGTGATGGAAATGATAAAGTTTCAGAGGAAAAGACAGAAGAATGTGTACCACCTCACATTTGCCACGAATTTCAAACTGCACGTCTGTTTCTAAGTCATTttggttttttaaatatcgaacCTAAAGAAAACAATGAATCTAGAAACAGTGGCCTTACTGCTTTAGATCCAACCATTCCAGGATTTTATTTAGACTTAGAAACTTTAGATAACATTAGTCCAAGAACATGTGATActgtttacattttttatgtaaaagcTGGTCAAAAAACTTCTACAGAAATATTATCTAACGTg ttacATGAATCGAATGTATCATCGAATTTCTTAGAATTCTTAAATTCTCTTGGCTGGCCAGTTTCTGTATCAACACATGCCGGTTGGACTGGACATATTTCTACTTCATGGAGAGTAACACCACAATTGAATGTACCACAACCAGCTCATAGTGATCATGGTGGAGCTCTTTATAATGGCGATACTCATGTACTTTATTGGGCAGATGTTAGCTCAGAAATTGCATTTGTTGTACCCACTCAGTTAAACAATATGGTAAATTCGGACTCACTGGAGGAAACAAGTTATGGTAGTGATATCAGTTCTAATCAAG TTTGGTTTGAAAGAAGCATTAGTGAAAGTACTTCACCTCGAAATAGTGGGACAGGACAGAATACAATGCAAAACTCGCGAACAATGTCACTTGATTTAGAAAAACAACCACCTAGTTTAACAGGATCTAATTCCTGTACCTCTTCTAATGTGGATTTAGTAAAACCAAGAAAAACAGCTAAACAAGTTTTACCTGTACAAACTGACATTAAAATTATGGTTGTTTGGCTAGAGAGTTTAGAGGATTTTGCTCAATTTCCAATTA GTGATCTTCTTCCTTGTACTTATAGCGGTCTTGAACAATCAAGAGTCATTCAAGTATCAGATGTACAAGTAATTTTTCTCCAAGCTCTCAGTAGTGGATTAATGAGAGTCAGATTGCAAGGTCCAGTTTCTAGAATTAATTTGGCCACTCCACTAATAGATGGAATGGTTGTATCTAGAAGGGTATTGGGAACACTTGTTAGACAAACAGCATTAAATATGGGACGTAGGAAAAGGCTTGACAATGATag ttACCACCCACCACATGTACGTAGACGTTTGAAGATTCAAGAAATGgtacaaaaatataagaaaaatttaacCGAACCAGAGCTACTAACACTTTTATTTAGTAGTACCCAAACTtatcaaatttaa